A single genomic interval of Candidatus Uhrbacteria bacterium harbors:
- the atpE gene encoding ATP synthase F0 subunit C codes for MSPESVALLAKAIAVGVGGIGPALAIGFIGMKAVEGIGRNPEATGKIFVPMLLGMAFAEAIAIYALVVSFTL; via the coding sequence ATGTCCCCTGAATCTGTCGCACTCCTTGCGAAAGCCATCGCCGTCGGCGTTGGCGGTATCGGCCCGGCGCTTGCCATCGGTTTTATCGGCATGAAGGCGGTAGAAGGTATCGGCCGAAATCCCGAAGCCACCGGCAAAATCTTTGTGCCGATGCTGCTTGGTATGGCATTCGCGGAAGCCATCGCCATTTACGCCCTTGTTGTCTCTTTCACGCTCTAG
- the atpF gene encoding F0F1 ATP synthase subunit B has product MSVEPQTIAQTVEAATAAGPIEAFGLNVKIFFAQLVNFLLVLVVLWRFVYRPVVAMLEAREEKIKKSVEHAEEIERKLKETERAREEALAQTRLEATRLIEEAQAKAEEKQQEVLAKTRKEAEKIVYASRAHIAEEREKMFADVRGEVAGLVVAAAEKILASSVDKKRSEAMTEEVMKEAGL; this is encoded by the coding sequence ATGTCTGTCGAACCACAAACGATTGCTCAAACGGTTGAAGCCGCCACAGCCGCTGGCCCCATTGAGGCCTTCGGTCTTAATGTGAAGATTTTCTTTGCACAACTCGTGAACTTTCTTCTCGTGCTTGTGGTGCTTTGGCGATTTGTCTATCGGCCGGTGGTGGCAATGCTTGAAGCGCGCGAGGAGAAGATCAAAAAAAGTGTGGAGCATGCAGAAGAGATTGAACGGAAACTGAAGGAAACGGAGCGCGCGCGCGAGGAAGCGTTGGCGCAAACACGTCTGGAGGCGACACGGTTGATTGAAGAGGCTCAAGCGAAGGCGGAAGAGAAGCAACAGGAAGTCTTAGCCAAAACACGTAAGGAGGCCGAGAAGATTGTCTACGCCAGTCGCGCACACATTGCCGAGGAGCGTGAAAAAATGTTCGCCGATGTGCGTGGGGAAGTTGCGGGGCTTGTCGTGGCGGCCGCCGAGAAAATTCTTGCGAGTTCGGTTGATAAGAAGCGTTCGGAAGCAATGACCGAAGAAGTAATGAAGGAGGCTGGACTATGA